The DNA segment TGTACATCTGCTAAACTTGTTAAATCGCCTGCATCAGCTTCCTCCATTACCGTAGAAACAGCCACAAAGGGGACCCCTTTTTTCTGCAAAGCCACAGCAACCGCCACCGCGGCTTCATCCATGGAAGTGCGACTAAACAAGATGACGCGGTCCGCATCGCTTAGCTCGTCCACTTGCTCAAGAGTTAACGCCTTTGCACTCTTAAGCGGCTCCATGCCTTCTAACGCTTCAAATTCCACGGCCTTCATTTCAGCCCCACCAAAAATATATATAGACCCATCGCCAACAGGTGCTTGGGCCAGCAATCGGGCACCATCCTCAAACGCAAATTCTTCTTTTTCCTCAATCCGCTTGAACAGGCCTGTTAATTGGGTAGTAAACATCTTTAACATAGTAACCCTCCTTATCACGCCTCCTATTATAGACTTTTTTACCATAATGTAAAATTAGGTAAAAATTACCATAAAAATCATCGCTTAGCAAGCAAAATACAAGAAGGAAAATGACACCCTCTGTCGAATAGGTATAAGGATATGTATAGATAAATGAATCAAAATAAAATAACCAAGGAAGAGGTGGAAGGTATGAAAGAGAAAATTTTAATTGTAGACGACCAATTTGGCATTCGGATTTTGCTAAATGAGGTGTTCCAAAAGGAAGGATACCAGACATTTCAAGCAGCTAACGGCGTTCAGGCATTGGACATCGTCACCAAGCATGACCCGGACCTTGTACTACTTGATATGAAAATTCCAGGAATGGACGGAATTGAAATTTTAAAACGAATGAA comes from the Neobacillus sp. PS2-9 genome and includes:
- a CDS encoding DUF2529 domain-containing protein — its product is MLKMFTTQLTGLFKRIEEKEEFAFEDGARLLAQAPVGDGSIYIFGGAEMKAVEFEALEGMEPLKSAKALTLEQVDELSDADRVILFSRTSMDEAAVAVAVALQKKGVPFVAVSTVMEEADAGDLTSLADVHIDLRLKKGLLPDDLGNRFGYPSSMAALYVYFGLKFTIDEILAEYFE
- a CDS encoding response regulator, whose amino-acid sequence is MKEKILIVDDQFGIRILLNEVFQKEGYQTFQAANGVQALDIVTKHDPDLVLLDMKIPGMDGIEILKRMKVIDPEIRVIIMTAYGELDMIQEAKDLGAITHFAKPFDIDDIRAAVRKHIPQKTN